One Setaria viridis chromosome 3, Setaria_viridis_v4.0, whole genome shotgun sequence DNA window includes the following coding sequences:
- the LOC117849837 gene encoding uncharacterized protein: MAAAAAGAASSIFSSTAPRRLPFPPAPARKPLAAAAPKALTPSSQKLLRLPCPPAPCAPAPPPPPPEGTEKPDPIKLAFARAAAYKKERDSPSPSPAPPPTPTPPSPPPPPSQPQASAGESGSKEAFKRALEYRNGNGTGARAGGGEAPLLGGSPDFGQNALLSEDVTLGKKGEYEFDETDFLGLDFFEKKRYKGPPPGLAPAFEPLTDNDFPEVEIIIGDRSKFEKSRGSTGIQPADDRESEDSQSTSETNEADKVDKAPPSTVIEPEEDEDVYRPTVRSWGMFPRPQNISKAYGGGRNIRLGGETQSAEEKAAKDKRTKELIAAYRNRQNMVVDAKTKAECIEALREGDEMMNTGRLKQALPYYEKVMDAVDFKTELHGRAALQWSICLDSLCRSKEAMSMYSKLKNHPNSEISKKANMFVFSFQAMDFMKVNSTPVPKSTGYETYFTKFSGQKNYYASLDEPEVGFDQIIPYMLFLVSPIFIVAFAALRKSFQL; this comes from the exons atggccgcggcggcggcgggtgcggcatcttccatcttctcttccaCGGCCCCGCGtcgcctccccttccctcccgctcccgcccgcaaacccctcgcggcggccgcgcccaagGCCCTCACTCCGTCATCTCAGAAGCTCCTACGCCTCCCGTGTCCGCCCGCTCCGTGCGCCCCcgcccccccgccgcccccgcccgagGGAACGGAGAAGCCGGACCCCATCAAGCTCGCgttcgcccgcgccgccgcctatAAGAAGGAAAGGGACAGCCCGAGcccgtcgccggccccgcctCCCACTCCCacgcctccttctcctcctccgccgccgtcgcagccgCAGGCTTCGGCCGGGGAGTCCGGCAGCAAGGAGGCCTTCAAGCGGGCGCTGGAGTACCGGAACGGCAACGGGACCGGAGCGCGCGCTGGTGGTGGTGAGGCCCCGCTGTTGGGAGGATCGCCGGATTTTG GTCAAAATGCCTTACTTAGTGAAGATGTCACGCTCGGCAAGAAGGGAGAGTACGAGTTTGATGAGACTGATTTTTTGGGCCTCgatttttttgagaaaaagCGTTATAAAGGTCCACCACCTGGGCTGGCTCCAGCTTTTGAGCCTTTGACAGATAACGATTTTCCTGAGGTGGAGATAATAATTGGAGACCGTAGCAAATTTGAGAAGTCTCGTGGCTCAACAGGAATCCAACCAGCAGATGACAGGGAGTCAGAGGATTCACAATCAACTAGTGAAACAAATGAAGCTGACAAGGTTGACAAAGCACCCCCCTCAACTGTTATCGAaccagaagaagatgaagatgttTACAGACCCACTGTTAGATCATGGGGAATGTTTCCAAGGCCACAAAATATTTCAAAAGCG TATGGTGGTGGAAGAAACATTCGCCTTGGTGGAGAGACTCAAAGTGCAGAAGAAAAGGCAGCCAAGGATAAGCGCACCAAAGAGCTAATAGCTGCATATAGGAATCGGCAAAACATGGTAGTCGATGCAAAGACAAAAGCAGAATGTATTGAG GCCTTGAGGGAAGGTGATGAGATGATGAATACTGGAAGGCTTAAACAAGCATTGCCTTACTATGAAAAAGTGATGGATGCTGTGGACTTTAAG ACTGAACTTCATGGAAGGGCTGCTTTGCAATGGTCCATCTGTCTCGATTCACTCTGCAG GTCCAAGGAAGCAATGAGCATGTATAGCAAACTCAAAAACCACCCGAATAGTGAGATTAGCAAGAAGGCAAACATGTTTGTGTTCAGCTTTCAG GCGATGGACTTCATGAAGGTGAACAGCACGCCGGTGCCCAAGAGCACAGGCTACGAGACGTACTTCACAAAGTTTAGCGGGCAGAAGAACTACTACGCGAGCCTGGACGAGCCCGAGGTGGGATTCGACCAGATCATCCCTTACATGCTCTTCCTCGTCTCCCCGATATTTATAGTCGCGTTTGCTGCGCTGAGGAAATCCTTCCAGCTATGA